AAAATGTATTGGCAGAgaaagcaatattgaaacattCCAATTAAAACTGGGTACGGTACCAAAAGGAGGAAGGTGTCAACAGGGGCGTCGGACCGaaaaccactactgattataggggcccaaggggagagagggcctttaaaaagtctggaatatattttattttacctgggctgaggaacatgggggcccatcaggactggggcttaggatcttgtgctacgcccctggGTGTCATTCCCACCCATACCACTATCAGGCCATCGCTAAGACTTTTAAACAACCATAAGCTTGACACAAATATCACAGAAAATAAGCAATGCTGATactgaaaacaaacaacatGCATTTAACTCCCCAGTATTAAATGTCAGTCTAAATGCTTTTAATTACTTTAAATCACAAGGGTAAAAAAAACCCAAACTGTAGAGTGAAACTAACTCATAACGCAATTTGATCACATTATGCAAATAGAATTGACACACTGAGCACAGCTTCAGTGCTTCCCATAGAACAGCGGTCCCAAACCGAGGTCACAGAATTACATTATTAAACTGTGTGATACCATGATTAATTTAACCAGTCAGACGAAGCAGAGCCTCTTGCTTCTTGGAATCATGAGACATTCCTAATGAATGCCTCTCGAACAAACATCCCAGAATCCCAGTGCAATGCCACTGTGTTTTTTGGTCTTTGGTGTTTTGTTCAAAAGGAGAAACAGACAAagaagaagagggggaaaaaacgagATGATTCCACAGTCGCTCTGCCGGCGTGAACAATCCCAACCTCTCTCAGATGAAACTCATACTCTCTCCGATTTCTACGCGAAACCAAAACATCCACTCAGGGGTAGCAGCCCAACGGGAGAGAACGGATTATCCCCGGCTTGTCTATGCCTATGTGGGTCTGGTCTTGGCTGTCTGACGCCACCTGTAGTGGGCGGTGTGGAGGTATTAGTCAGATAGTCACAGAGTCATGCCTGTCACAGCAGGCggcccacatccttcttccaaAATATTGCGCCGGTCGTGGTGTGATGTTGCACCACACGGTGTTGGGCAGCCCGCCGTGTTGACCTGAGTGTGTCTGGCCTGCCTGGCTATTCAGCTGCCAATCACTTTTCACATCAGCAGGGAGAGAAAAGATAACTGGGTCTTAAAGTCTGAGGTTAGTGTTTTTGTGCTGCCATCAAGAACACAGAGAAGTCTGCAGTAGGAAGTTTTTAGaacccaacatacacacacacaataccacacacacactcactcacacacctacatacaaacacagttaGTGTGGTACCACCATATTCAGATATGTACATAATTCAGGGAAATAGTAAAACACATATACTCACTAccaaaaacatacagtacaatttAAAAATATCTCAATATTTTAGTTTCATTGTTGTCGTCAACATCATCACATTATGTCATTCCTGTTGGTTGGGTTCTCTTTTAGTTAATCATCCTTgaccacacacaaaaatgtccTCAGTAAAATGTAAGGGTTGGCTCTggtacaaagtgtgtgtgtgtgcgtgtgtgtgcgtgcatgatagagagagggagagagagagagaaagagacatattGCTCTCCAGTGAGTCGTAAACTTATCCAATCGACCAATGTCCTATATAAAATACATTGCAACTTAAGAGGACACTATTCTTAAATCTTCCAAGAGAACTATTAAATCTCAGTTAGAAATTCTGTTTTTGAATTTTCACacagcgcatgtgtgtgtgtgtgtgtgtgtgtgtgtgtgtgtgagtgcagtacactctctccctctctgttctctgtgtgtgcgtgtctgtgtgtgtgtgtgtgtgtgtgtgtgtgcagtacactctctccctctctgttctgtgtgtgtgtgtgtgtgtgtgtgtgtgcagtacactgtcttcctctctgttctctgttctgtgtgtgtgtgtgtgtgtgccaggggtAGAGTAGAGAGGAGCAGCGAGGGCAGGGGGGTCATGCTCCCTTTCTTTAAGCTGTTTCAGGCAATCCGATCTAATGATGTGTGCTAATGCGCAGCACTGAAGTCCTTTTACtcagtctacatgtgtgtgtgtgtgtgtgtgtctgtgtgtgtgtctgtgtgtctgcgtgtgtgtgtgtggatgtgtgtgtgtgtgtgtgtgtgttgtgtgtgtgtctgtgtgtctgcgtgtgtgtgtgtgtgtgtgtgtctgtgtgtctgcgtgtgtgtgtgtgtgtgtgtggatgtgtgtgtggatgtgaagtATAAAACTGATGTTTCCTTGAAGGCTTGaatgtgtgggttgtgtgtgtgtgtaaatgggggtgcacacacacacacgcactgtgcacacacaaggacacacacactcactcacagagggAGCTATAGTGAATGTTGGGGTACAACTTTCATGAATCCTTTGTGCTTCCTAATTGCACCTGAATGCCTATTCTGGAGGAAcccagcgcgcgcacacacacacacacacacacacacacacacacacgcaaaacataaacacagaaaAGCACATTCCCAGCAACCAATATATCACATTTCTTTTCAGGATGTCCCTGTTCTACAATTCTGAATGCTCATGTGCAAGATTGGTTACGTTTAAATACAAATATATGTGGCGTCCTACAGGCCTACatatattgtttttaaagtTTTAAGTTTGCTTATTTGAAATGACATCCCTGATATGTAATGGCTAGTTCTGCCAGCAGAAACGGTTTGCATCCTGTTGATGCTCAACACACAATTAGTGAGATCTATTTCAGAACAACACAGCCGTGTTTTGAATTTAAGGAATATTACCAAGGGGCTGAGATAGCAACCAGGCGCTTATCCAATTAGTCAATGAGAAATTGAATCTCTGCAGCATGCGGTCCACATAATTACTGTTAATTTAACGCTCAGATTCTCCGCTATTAATTTTGATTCTTTTAAATACAGAGTAGCAGAAGCCTGGGAGCAAGAGAATCATACAGAACCGTGAGTTAAAATAGATCCGTCTTCTGGATGAAGTAGCGCTCATCGTACCCGGACTAATGGCGAGGACTTGCATCGTTTATGCGTTATTAAGTCATGTAATTGGACGACCCATAGTTTGCATATCACACTATTAAGACAATCTGGATAATATGTCTCCCCACCTCTCCATACATGACTCTTCCGGCCGAGCGCCACTTAAGTCTGATTTAGAATTATTTTCTAATTACTTCAAATGTTCCCTGTACGGGTAATTTCACTGAAGGGCGAATTATTATCGGCAATCTCAAGACAGTGTCAGTGAACATGACTGATTTACCGCGACCCAGTTAATTACCGAGACCGCCTGCTGTGCGGACTAAGCTCCTACGTGGTCTGTGACAAGCAAAGAAAGACATACACCTGACACAGAACGGTGGAGCATGCGCTGCATTTTCTTTGACCTTGTCAGGAAGCTGCAGCTGTAAGGAGGCATCGCTCAAACGCATTCTCACAATTCAAACCGTGAATGGCAGTTGCGTGAGAACCCATGCCCGGACTAGGTCACGTTAGGGAGGGAGGCTTCCCGTGTCTGTGGCGTTACAGGCGTTACTGTTGACAAGATTAGTCCATTCTCTCACAGAATTGTCCAATGCGAGGCCAGCCCTTCGTGGCCCTGCTACTCTCTCTGCCCTTTAGCTGCTGCGGCTTTGAGCTTGTTTAAAAAGGAAGCCTATTGGAAAGCAAGCGAAGAGGCCCAAGCAGCTGTGACGTGGGCGGTATCGCTTCATTCACTGCTCTCTATGGCAACGGCCCTCGGCCTCGAAAAAATGCCCCCTTTTAGACCTTTTGGACTATCTTTGCAGAGAGGACGATTGGAAAGTTGCAGAAGGATTACTGTTTCGTGTTGGTAAGACCACAGTTTTACGCAGAGACAGCATTGCAAAACTTACAAGGCTTCTCGGTCAACTTCTTGTCTAGGTAGTTGTCTGGTTGGCAGCTGTTGGCCATTGAACAAGTAGCTGAAGCTGTGATAATATTAGCCTAATATTAAAACAATTTGGCAAAACTGTCCTCATCCTGCGTTTACAGTGTTTAGTCACGACAAATGAGGTGTTTGCATTGGCTATTCAGACAATTTGGTGATTACAGTCAAGCCACTATTTTACTTGTAAAATGGCAAGCTATATGTACAATATGTTAACCTCTTTTTACATAAACTTACACTATGCATTAAATAAATCCATGTATCACTATTCAGTCGTTAACGGGATGCTGGAGCAATATAGGGCTAAGCCTATATAGTGCCTTCTGTGTGGGAATGGTTGCATTCTCGCACTCAACATCAATCTCTCGTTgtccacattcagacacacgcacacatatatatatatatatccgtGAAGATATCCTTCAGAATTAAACGTTTATGATCCCATTTGATTTTTCAACACCCCTTCAGAGGAGCATCAAAGAACCAGGGGaacaaatgactgaactaaAAAGATTATGCAGGCGACATATCTAACATTTGTACAACATGTATGCTACAAATTTAAACTCGGCGAACTCTCCAAAATAACCAAGGAATGTGGATAATTGACCATCAATAATTTTTAAATGTCTATTTTGTGAAATCCTTATTAGCAACCCCCTGTATTTCCATTAAGAAATAAAACATTAACTTATATGCTAATCTGGAATAGGACATgataaatgataaataaaataGTCAAGCAGCTCTTCCGCCAAAGTTGACTGAGGACCTCACTCTTGCCTGCGTCTCTACATCCCTGCGTCTTTTTCAGGCTGCAGCGCTCCCAGTATTGTTACCGGGACTGCTGCATGTTTGTGCAAAGTCTCTTGTGACCAATGAGAGTGGTGCTGTCAGGGGTAACCGCATCTGTCAACCAATCCTGGCCAATGAGGAACAGGGTGAGGCGGACCTCAGGTGCGCGCCGCTGCGCCTTGTTGGCCTTGCGCCAGAGAGCCTCCAGTGGCTTAACAGCGGAGAGGTGTCCGTCAAGCGCGCGGGCCCTTTAATGCATGCGATCACTCTGGCTCCGGGAGCTATGGCGACCACAGCGTCTAACCACTACAGCATCCTGACGTCCAGCGCATCCGCCGTGCACTCGGAGCCCGGCAGCATGCAGCAGGCAGCTGCGTACCGCGACACGCAGAGCCTGCTGCAGAGcgactactctctgcagagcgCACACCCGCTCGGCCATGCTCATCAGTGGATCACGTCGCTTTCGCACGCCGAGGGGGCGCCGTGGCCCTCGAGCCCCCTCAGTGAACAGGACATTAAGCCCGCGCTGCAGGGGGACCGGGAGGAGCTGCAACACTCGCCCGgtttgcagcaacagcagcagcagacgcaGCCTACACACCTGCTGCATCAACCAACGGCGCACGGGGGGACCCATCACGACTCACGGTCGTGGAGGGCGACCACTACCACCACAACTCACTTAACGAGCATGGCGACGTCAAACGGCCAGGGCATGGTTTATACGCAGCCGGGCTTCACCGACCTCGGGTCCGCCGACGAGCAGGGGCTGCACCATCACACGCTCCAGGACGCGCACGAAGACCACCACAGCCCGCACCTCAGCGACCACCAGCAGCCCCTTCACGTGCACCAGCAACAGCACCCGGGTCACCACGAGCAGTCGGATGAAGACACGCCGACCTCGGACGACCTGGAGCAATTCGCCAAGCAGTTCAAGCAGAGGCGAATCAAATTGGGCTTCACTCAGGCGGACGTCGGGCTGGCGTTGGGCACGCTCTATGGCAATGTCTTCTCGCAGACCACCATTTGCAGGTTCGAGGCGCTGCAGCTGAGCTTCAAAAACATGTGCAAACTCATGCCACTGCTGAACAAGTGGCTCGAGGAAGCGGACTCCACGTCCGGCAGTCCCACCAGCTTGGATAAGATTGCAGCACAGGGCAGAAAGAGGAAAAAACGGACTTCCATCGAAGTAGCTGTCAAAGGGGCTTTGGAGAGTCACTTCCTCAAATCGCCCAAACCCGGAGCTGCGGAGATAACCACGCTGGCGGACAGTTTACAGCTGGACAAGGAGGTGGTGCGAGTCTGGTTTTGTAACAGGCGGCAAAAAGAGAAGCGCATGACAACCCCGTGTGGACCGCTCCCTGGTGCGGAGGATGCCTACGGGGACACCCCGCCTCACCACGGAGCCCAGACTCCGGTTCCGTGACACACGAGCACGGACGGCGAAAGGAATGTGTGCAAAAAGAACATGCAGAACCATCTCTTTGTTGTCTCACTCACGGACCCGTTAgcggagagcgagagagctcGCCACACGAGCCAGTTAATGAGCGTACGTGAATTTGAGACAGGCAAGACATTTGTACAACCCGTGGTAGGTGTAAGTGATGTGAGGCAAACAATACAAGGAATCGATTCACAAACACCAACGCCACAAGACACCAAGAGCTTTTCTGGTGTGGAGTGGGTGGAAGCCTGTCTTGATGGAGACGAGTGACAAGCAGACGCTATTACACGATGCACTGTGCCAGTCCAATTTCCATGTTTGTTTGCCCGGTTTGCGTAGAATGAACGACCCGAAAGCTGTGAGAAAAGAGGCGGGAGCTGCGTTGGGTACCTCACGCCATCTTTCCTTCATATCAACAGGATTGCACGGGACCAGCACTGGCGACAATACTGTCACTTATTTGCCTTCATTGACGATGCGATAAAACTagtgaattattattattattattgggttgtaaaatgaatgtaaatgtccTTCAATTTACAGAGGGTCTCCTAAATTCACACGCTCTCAGCCTACCTTggaatttgttcaaaatctctctctctctctctctctctctctctctgtgtatgtgtgtgtgtgtgtgtgtgtgtgtgtgtgtgtgtgtgtgtgtgtgtgcgtctgcgtgcgtgcgagagagagagagagggacggatTGCTCTCCAGTGAGTCGTAAACTTATCCAATCGACCAATGTCTTAAAAAATACATAACAACTTAAAATGACACTATTCTTAAATCTTCCAAGAGAACTATTAAATCTCGGCTAGAATTTTGTTTTTGAATTTTGACactgatgtgtgtttgtaagattGAGAGAGTCTTTTGGGAGTTTTCCTCTATTTTGGCTGATGATCAAGCGGGTCTGATGATCAAGCGGGTGATACATTATGAAATATAGTGTAGCTGTTATTCCAGTATTATTTAATTAAAGGTTTAGTTGCTTATTCctacatataataataataataataataataataataataataataatactgttaataataattatacatattattattaatattattattattatagaaaCGGAACTAATGTTTGCTCCTATTTCATTATAAGTTGTTGCAGTCTGCTCCTCTGTAAGATAGGACAGTGTGAGGAGTCGTGTTGTTTTGTATGTGGGAGACGGATGAAATGTTTTTGTCTGCTCCTAGTGTCTTTTTCAGTATTTATTAGTTTCTTCGACCTGTTGCACACGAGTCACATTAGCAGGGCCTGCCAGAGCTCCACGAGTTCTGCTctcctgtaggcctactgcagttAATCAATTGTCCGATTAACGAAACCGTTACAATTCATGGGATGTGATGTGGGCCTCTTGACGATTTTGTTGTAATTTAATGGTcgtattttttttcttgtttattGTCACACGTGCCAAAGCACAGCACAAAATGGACGCAGTCAAGATTGACTTTTGTTCAACTAAATATTTTACAGCgcattttgaaacagttttatcATTAAAACCTGTTTATACAAGCATGTTTATCGTACTGTTAAGTTTGTGTTTAaaaacaatcaatcaaatgtaggcctacctttaagtaggcctatacaagcTTTTGTATTTAAATTCAATAGGCTATTATTGTTATGTCTTGTCTTGATTGTTGTTTGATAGGTTACACatgaatttatatatatatatatatatatatatatatattattattattatttttttttttatgtacgcCTACCACGAAAACAACATAGCGGGATGTGCCTTTGCCTTCCTCGCTATTTTATATCCCATTATCCTTTtgaatctgaaaatgtgcaaatgCTTATCACATTGCCTGAGCGAACTGCAAACAGCAATTCTATTTCAATTCAGATTAATTAGGCCATACCATTCGGGTTAAATGGTCACACTGTTCTAAATCGCATAaggttacatttatttttattttatagaCAAAATAGGCCTACGTCCAGGCCTTATCTAGCCTATTTGATCGGAGAGACCAAAAATGAGAAAAGACAATAGCCTACGTATTTTTTAAACTAGTCTAGAGATTGCCTATAAAGCATTTTGCTTTAGTCTTTGGATAGGCCTATGCATAGGCTAAACGTTCACAATATCCGTGTTTCATTATTTAGATTATTTTTTCGTGATCGATGAGTTTTAAGTCAAATATTGTTGTTCAGCATCTGCATCCCAAACAAATGGATTTCGAGGTTCTCGCGTAAACAGTTCACCGGTTACAAACACAGCCCTTGCGCCTTTCAAATGCTTGattcgtttaaaagcataataaTGTGAGGAACCTATAGCCAACCAACACATTCTGAGAATTGGGGAAATGTCCTATATAAAACTTGTTAGACAAATAGTTGATGAAACCGGATGCTGTCGAACCTTTTCATTTTAGAATTGACATATGTTTGGTTTACTCAAATTTTGGAGTTCGAAATCATGTGAGCATGATTTTGTTGAACCGAGCAATGATATCTAAATCATGGCTCTCTTGCGCCATCTAGCGACCTTTGTGACTGTGATGTAGACATCCCAAAGGGATCGATCATTTCAATCCAAATAAAAGAACACTGCATAATCCTTTAGTTACATGTCATCAGAGATAGTATAAAGAGAGATTCACTTACACGAGAACCTACCCAGGAAAGGTATAGCATTTGTCAACGATGGTTTAGTTTGCTTTTAACTCTCAGATAAGGTAGGCACATACAAAGACTTGAATCTTCACTCTCCTTGTAATAGAAATATTGCAATATATTAAGCTTAAAAATGACAAGTCTGCGATTTTTCTTCTATCTGATGCAAAAGTCCATATAATTAATTTGATATCTGTCATTGCACATCAATTGTTAGGCTGCTGTTAGTGTTGATGTATGTCAGCCCTGAAATCTAGCCGTCAGTATATCTCAGATGCTGAATTTCCACGTTTTATTACTAAAACTCCACAAAATGTATTAATTGACAAAAAAGGCTAATTAGTCCGACAGGGACAATTGATCTTTCCTCCCTAAAGATGAAAACTAAAACTTGAGAATCTAAGACGACAATTTGAAACTGATTTTGAATCAGAGAACATGTGTCCCTGCTCCTCCGGCGATGGCCAAGCCAGCGTAGCAGTGCAGTGCTGGAGGACAGGGATGGTTGGGAAGCACAGAGTCAGAGAGGAACTGTAGTGAAAGGTCAGCCCATTTCCAATTCCACAAAAACAATATTTGGAAACAGAACAGCTGCTTTTACCACACTTCCAGCTCATCTGAAGAAGCGCAATTAGGCCTCTGCGTGGTCAACTATAATTAGGTGAGGATCAAAGCCAAGAcctgaaataacaaaacaaggCCCGTAAAGATGTAGCCTCTTTTATATATTTCATGTATCTTAGATGCTAATTAATCAACATTGTTATCATATCAAGTGCCAATATTAGACTACTGTTGGTACTATTTCAATATTGGTAGGTAGCCTAATGAATGAGACAAATCTTCATAGCAGAGCAGAAGAGAGTGAACATGTCGAAAAGGAAAGCTCACTTGGTTGGAAGAGAGACAAGTGGAACAAACACCTCCACATGGAACACAGCAGGAGGTGCACCAGTCAGTCAGGCAGCCAGGGGGCACTAATGTCTTATCACTTCATCCATACAGTCAGTCAGTATGTCAGCTGTCAGCTGTTGCTGG
The nucleotide sequence above comes from Alosa sapidissima isolate fAloSap1 chromosome 6, fAloSap1.pri, whole genome shotgun sequence. Encoded proteins:
- the pou3f2a gene encoding POU domain, class 3, transcription factor 2a gives rise to the protein MHAITLAPGAMATTASNHYSILTSSASAVHSEPGSMQQAAAYRDTQSLLQSDYSLQSAHPLGHAHQWITSLSHAEGAPWPSSPLSEQDIKPALQGDREELQHSPGLQQQQQQTQPTHLLHQPTAHGGTHHDSRSWRATTTTTTHLTSMATSNGQGMVYTQPGFTDLGSADEQGLHHHTLQDAHEDHHSPHLSDHQQPLHVHQQQHPGHHEQSDEDTPTSDDLEQFAKQFKQRRIKLGFTQADVGLALGTLYGNVFSQTTICRFEALQLSFKNMCKLMPLLNKWLEEADSTSGSPTSLDKIAAQGRKRKKRTSIEVAVKGALESHFLKSPKPGAAEITTLADSLQLDKEVVRVWFCNRRQKEKRMTTPCGPLPGAEDAYGDTPPHHGAQTPVP